The following are from one region of the Halodesulfurarchaeum sp. HSR-GB genome:
- a CDS encoding NAD-dependent epimerase/dehydratase family protein, with amino-acid sequence MTQAFVIGGTRFIGRHLVETLLAHGDDVTIFNRGRHENPFADEPDVDHATGDRTEPDSLERAAQAVEPDIVFDMVAYHPEAVEHATRVFADADAYVYVSSGAAYAAEEVPKREDETPLEPCSSEQAIDDTPETYGNRKAAGDRAVFEAADRGVNAMAVRPPIVYGPHDYTERLAYWLHRIENQGRIVVPGDGTNLWQRAYVEDVARGLRLVAERGTPGEAYNVGDRNAVTLDRMVELAARALETDVDVVHASNRELSVANLDAEAFPLYRPYPHLLSTAKIAALGWDSTPVETAMARTVTDYRKSSRTGIENGPDRDVEERVLAVLETL; translated from the coding sequence ATGACCCAGGCCTTTGTCATCGGTGGGACCCGCTTTATCGGCCGGCATCTCGTCGAGACGCTGCTCGCCCACGGGGACGACGTGACGATTTTCAACCGCGGGCGTCACGAGAATCCGTTCGCGGACGAGCCCGACGTCGATCACGCCACCGGCGATCGAACCGAGCCTGACAGTCTCGAACGCGCCGCCCAAGCCGTCGAGCCGGACATCGTCTTCGACATGGTCGCCTACCACCCCGAAGCCGTCGAACACGCGACGCGGGTGTTCGCCGACGCCGACGCGTACGTCTACGTGTCGAGTGGGGCCGCCTACGCCGCGGAGGAGGTGCCCAAACGAGAGGACGAAACTCCCCTCGAACCGTGTTCGTCCGAACAGGCCATTGACGACACCCCCGAGACCTACGGCAATCGGAAAGCAGCCGGTGATCGGGCGGTGTTCGAGGCCGCCGACCGGGGCGTCAACGCGATGGCGGTCCGGCCGCCGATCGTCTATGGCCCCCACGACTACACCGAACGACTGGCCTACTGGCTGCACCGGATCGAGAATCAGGGGCGCATCGTGGTGCCCGGCGACGGCACGAACCTCTGGCAGCGGGCGTACGTCGAGGACGTGGCCCGTGGGCTCCGGCTCGTCGCGGAGCGTGGCACTCCGGGCGAGGCGTACAACGTCGGCGATCGCAACGCCGTCACGCTGGATCGGATGGTCGAGTTGGCCGCGAGGGCTTTGGAGACCGACGTGGACGTCGTCCACGCCAGCAATCGCGAACTCTCGGTCGCCAATCTCGACGCCGAGGCGTTCCCGCTCTACCGGCCGTATCCACACCTGCTCTCGACGGCCAAGATCGCGGCCCTGGGCTGGGATTCGACCCCGGTCGAGACGGCGATGGCCCGCACCGTAACTGACTACCGAAAGAGTTCCCGAACTGGCATCGAGAACGGCCCCGATCGCGATGTAGAGGAGCGCGTGCTCGCGGTTCTGGAGACGCTCTGA
- a CDS encoding NAD(P)-dependent glycerol-1-phosphate dehydrogenase: MFEKSTWIRLPRNVVVGHDVLARAGEVITSTHLHGRPLVVTSETPKAVAGDFLLERLEEAGFDPAVVVIEEASFGAVERVLEAAETVEPGFLVGVGGGKPIDIAKMAADRLNVGFVSVPTAASHDGIVSGRGSVPEGDTRHSVAAAPPIAVIADTGIIAEAPWELLTAGCADIISNYTAVKDWKLANRLKNVEYSEYAGALSQMTAELLRDAAPSIKRGLEESAWIVVKALVSSGVAMSIADSSRPASGAEHLFSHQLDRIVPGSALHGHQVGVGSILTEYLHSGADGEWRAVRDALASIDAPTTADQLGISDEAVIEALTTAHLIRDRYTILGDGIEEAAAIEAATRTGVI, from the coding sequence ATGTTCGAGAAATCGACCTGGATTCGGCTGCCCCGGAACGTCGTGGTGGGCCACGACGTGCTCGCCAGGGCCGGCGAGGTCATCACGAGCACCCACCTCCACGGTCGGCCGCTGGTCGTCACGAGCGAGACGCCGAAGGCGGTGGCCGGGGACTTCCTCCTGGAACGGCTCGAAGAGGCGGGTTTTGATCCGGCGGTCGTCGTCATCGAGGAAGCCTCCTTCGGAGCGGTCGAGCGCGTGCTGGAGGCGGCCGAGACGGTCGAGCCCGGCTTTCTCGTCGGCGTCGGCGGGGGCAAACCCATCGACATCGCGAAGATGGCCGCGGATCGGCTGAACGTAGGTTTCGTCTCGGTCCCAACTGCTGCCAGCCACGACGGCATCGTGAGCGGCCGCGGATCGGTGCCCGAAGGTGATACCCGCCACAGCGTCGCGGCCGCACCCCCGATCGCCGTCATCGCGGATACCGGGATCATCGCCGAAGCGCCCTGGGAGCTTCTGACTGCCGGGTGTGCGGACATCATCAGCAACTACACCGCGGTCAAGGACTGGAAACTCGCTAATCGGTTGAAGAACGTCGAGTACTCCGAGTACGCCGGGGCCCTCTCACAGATGACGGCAGAACTGCTCCGGGACGCCGCCCCCTCGATCAAACGCGGACTGGAGGAGTCCGCCTGGATCGTGGTGAAGGCACTCGTCTCCTCGGGCGTGGCGATGAGCATCGCCGACTCCTCACGACCGGCGAGCGGGGCCGAGCATCTCTTCAGCCACCAACTCGACCGGATCGTGCCCGGCAGCGCGCTTCATGGCCACCAGGTCGGGGTCGGCTCGATCCTCACCGAGTACCTCCACAGCGGCGCGGACGGGGAGTGGCGAGCCGTGCGGGACGCGCTTGCGAGTATCGACGCCCCGACCACCGCCGACCAGCTCGGGATCAGCGACGAGGCGGTCATCGAGGCGCTCACCACGGCGCACCTGATTCGAGACCGGTACACGATTCTCGGGGACGGTATCGAGGAGGCGGCCGCTATCGAGGCGGCTACCAGGACCGGCGTCATCTGA
- a CDS encoding helix-turn-helix domain-containing protein: MDDPTGLNRSSYRLEFRVRPTRTCPVREFDGTITDISVFRTEDGINCELVVREEGETAVKQLERPLSSPCACAAVFESGSVPRVRPSRSAAGELLLTTYVDSFEAAQSIRARLDDVADAVELVDYWKVDREQTAWPAQIDLAALTDSRREALFRAIDAGYYEHPRQTTLSELASLAGLDESAFESRLREAEREILSQISASR; the protein is encoded by the coding sequence ATGGACGACCCGACCGGGTTGAATCGCAGCTCCTACCGGCTCGAATTCCGGGTCAGACCGACCCGAACGTGTCCGGTCCGTGAGTTCGATGGGACGATAACGGATATTTCTGTCTTCCGCACGGAGGACGGGATCAACTGCGAGCTCGTCGTCCGCGAGGAGGGCGAAACAGCCGTGAAACAGCTCGAACGCCCGCTTTCCAGCCCGTGTGCGTGCGCGGCGGTTTTCGAGTCCGGGTCCGTTCCACGGGTGCGTCCGTCTCGGTCGGCGGCCGGTGAACTGCTGCTGACTACCTACGTCGACTCCTTCGAGGCGGCCCAGTCGATCCGGGCCAGGCTGGACGACGTCGCGGACGCTGTCGAACTGGTGGACTACTGGAAGGTCGACCGCGAACAGACAGCCTGGCCCGCCCAGATCGATCTCGCGGCACTTACCGATTCACGCCGGGAGGCGTTGTTCCGTGCGATCGACGCAGGATACTACGAGCACCCACGACAGACGACCCTCTCGGAGCTTGCCTCGCTGGCTGGTCTCGACGAGTCAGCCTTCGAAAGTCGGCTTCGCGAGGCCGAACGGGAGATCCTCAGCCAGATTTCCGCCTCGCGGTAG
- a CDS encoding molecular chaperone TorD family protein, with amino-acid sequence MADHHREERTLPARGSWEQLQVLLSNCLRHPDEDLRRAIEDGSLYEDLSRTMADVGLTEPSPPPSIDGRNLTEDYEALFGAFRRPFAPPAASPYKEWYGDHEGGLMEGPPATAMERRYAAMDAAVPEAYPADHLALELEYASVLTEAAEIDELATFVESELDWIDPFQELVDAAVAEAPFHRWCVDVLGEVLDHLRATLGVSAPEPKAVEQMAERARSNVE; translated from the coding sequence ATGGCTGATCACCATCGTGAGGAGCGGACGTTGCCGGCCCGCGGATCCTGGGAACAGCTCCAGGTGCTGCTGTCGAACTGCCTGCGCCACCCAGATGAGGACCTCAGGCGGGCTATCGAGGACGGGAGCCTCTACGAGGACCTCTCCCGGACGATGGCGGACGTGGGGCTCACTGAGCCCTCGCCTCCGCCGTCGATCGACGGTCGAAATCTGACCGAAGACTACGAGGCGCTGTTCGGGGCCTTTCGACGGCCCTTCGCCCCGCCCGCTGCTTCCCCGTACAAGGAATGGTACGGGGATCACGAGGGCGGCCTGATGGAGGGCCCGCCAGCCACGGCGATGGAACGGCGCTACGCGGCCATGGACGCCGCCGTTCCGGAGGCTTACCCGGCCGATCACCTCGCGCTGGAACTGGAGTACGCGAGCGTGTTGACCGAGGCCGCGGAGATCGATGAGCTGGCCACGTTCGTCGAATCGGAACTGGACTGGATCGACCCCTTCCAGGAGCTGGTTGACGCGGCCGTCGCCGAGGCGCCGTTCCACCGGTGGTGTGTGGACGTGCTGGGCGAGGTTCTCGATCACCTTCGGGCGACCCTCGGCGTTTCGGCACCGGAACCGAAAGCGGTCGAACAGATGGCCGAGCGAGCGAGATCGAACGTCGAGTGA